From Streptomyces yatensis, one genomic window encodes:
- a CDS encoding 6-phosphofructokinase: MRIGVLTSGGDCPGLNAVIRSIVHRATVDHGDEVIGFHDGWKGLLEADYRKLDLDAVGGILALGGTILGSTRVRPEHLRDGVERAKGHVAELGLDAVIPIGGEGTLKAARLLSDAGLPIVGVPKTIDNDIASTDVTFGFDTAVGVATEALDRLKTTAESHQRVLIVEVMGRHTGWIALHSGMAAGAHAIVVPERPFDIEELTKTVGARFEAGKKFAIVVVAEGAKPREGTMDYEAGGKDVYGHERFAGIARHLSVELERRLGKEARAVILGHVQRGGTPTAYDRVLATRFGWHAVEAAHRGAFGTITALRGTDIDLVPLAAAVERLKTVPAERYAEAECVL, encoded by the coding sequence ATGCGCATTGGTGTGCTCACGTCCGGCGGCGACTGCCCCGGCCTGAACGCGGTCATCAGGTCAATCGTCCACCGCGCCACCGTCGACCACGGCGATGAGGTGATCGGCTTCCACGACGGCTGGAAGGGCCTGCTGGAGGCCGACTACCGCAAGCTCGACCTGGACGCCGTGGGCGGCATCCTGGCGCTCGGCGGCACCATCCTCGGCTCCACCCGGGTACGCCCCGAGCATCTGCGGGACGGCGTGGAGCGGGCCAAGGGGCATGTGGCGGAGCTCGGCCTGGACGCGGTCATCCCCATCGGCGGGGAGGGCACGCTCAAAGCCGCCCGGCTGCTCTCGGACGCCGGGCTGCCGATCGTCGGCGTGCCCAAGACCATCGACAACGACATCGCCTCCACCGATGTGACCTTCGGCTTCGACACCGCGGTCGGGGTCGCCACCGAGGCCCTGGACCGGCTCAAGACCACCGCCGAGTCCCATCAGCGGGTGCTGATCGTCGAGGTCATGGGGCGGCACACCGGCTGGATCGCGCTGCACTCGGGCATGGCCGCGGGCGCCCACGCCATCGTCGTCCCAGAGCGCCCGTTCGACATCGAGGAGCTCACCAAGACCGTCGGGGCGCGGTTCGAGGCGGGCAAGAAGTTCGCGATCGTGGTGGTGGCGGAGGGCGCCAAGCCGCGCGAGGGCACGATGGACTACGAGGCCGGCGGCAAGGACGTCTACGGCCACGAGCGCTTCGCGGGCATCGCCCGCCACCTCTCGGTCGAGCTGGAGCGGCGGCTCGGCAAGGAGGCGCGGGCGGTCATCCTCGGCCATGTGCAGCGCGGTGGCACCCCGACGGCGTACGACAGGGTGCTGGCCACCCGCTTCGGCTGGCACGCCGTGGAGGCGGCCCACCGGGGCGCCTTCGGCACGATCACGGCGCTGCGCGGCACGGATATCGACCTGGTGCCGCTGGCCGCGGCCGTGGAGCGGCTGAAGACGGTCCCCGCCGAGCGGTACGCCGAGGCCGAGTGCGTACTGTAG
- a CDS encoding cytochrome c oxidase assembly protein: MDHGGHGMMMDLPPFTLSRGLEFGGDPFFLVGCVLALGLYGWGAARLWRRGDAWPVGRLVSFALGVLTIAVAMCTKLNDYGMVMFSVHMVQHMIISMVSPILLLLGAPVTLTLRALPAAGRGRKGPRELLVALLHSRYTRIISHPAFTIPLFIASLYALYFTSLFDFLMGSKAGHIAMMVHFLAVGLVFFWPIMGVDPGPHRPGYVMRMLELFAGMPFHAFFGIALMMASEPMVGVYEHPPASLGIDALSDQTWAGGIAWAFSEIPSVIVLVALVYQWYKSEQRQARRIDRTADRDGDQELAAYNAYLASLQSRSQ; encoded by the coding sequence ATGGATCACGGCGGGCACGGCATGATGATGGATTTGCCGCCGTTCACGCTGTCGCGCGGGTTGGAGTTCGGCGGCGATCCGTTCTTCCTGGTCGGCTGTGTGCTGGCGCTCGGTCTTTACGGCTGGGGCGCCGCGCGGCTGTGGCGGCGCGGTGACGCCTGGCCGGTGGGGCGCCTGGTCTCCTTCGCGCTCGGGGTGCTGACCATCGCGGTCGCGATGTGCACCAAGCTGAACGACTACGGCATGGTCATGTTCAGCGTCCATATGGTGCAGCACATGATCATCAGCATGGTGTCGCCGATCCTGCTGCTGCTGGGCGCGCCGGTCACGCTGACCCTGCGGGCCCTCCCGGCGGCCGGGCGCGGCCGCAAGGGGCCCCGGGAGCTGCTGGTCGCGCTGTTGCACAGCCGCTATACGCGGATCATCAGCCACCCGGCGTTCACCATCCCGCTGTTCATCGCGAGCCTGTACGCGCTGTACTTCACCTCGCTCTTCGACTTCCTGATGGGGAGCAAGGCCGGGCATATCGCGATGATGGTCCACTTCCTCGCGGTGGGCCTGGTCTTCTTCTGGCCGATCATGGGCGTGGACCCGGGGCCGCACCGGCCCGGCTATGTGATGCGGATGCTGGAGCTGTTCGCGGGCATGCCGTTCCACGCGTTCTTCGGCATCGCGCTGATGATGGCGTCCGAGCCCATGGTCGGGGTGTACGAGCACCCGCCCGCCTCGCTCGGCATCGACGCGCTGTCGGACCAGACCTGGGCGGGCGGGATCGCCTGGGCCTTCAGCGAGATCCCGTCGGTGATCGTCCTGGTGGCGCTGGTCTACCAGTGGTACAAGTCCGAGCAGCGCCAGGCGCGGCGCATCGACCGCACCGCGGACCGGGACGGCGACCAGGAGCTCGCGGCGTACAACGCCTATCTGGCCTCGCTCCAGTCCCGGAGCCAGTGA
- a CDS encoding cytochrome P450: MTSHPDDPGTGTADLPPTRCPVHPALSDAGLVDLLGPENEKDPMGLYERLRAEHGPVAPIVLDGGIPAWLLLGYRENLEVSRTPSRFSRDSRHWHAWKDGRITADSPLLPVVGWQPMCTFADGDEHERLRAALTESMGRLDRRGIRRHVTRFTHQLVNDFCAHGGAELVTAFAQQLPMLVLTQLLGMPDEYGPRLVEATRDLMKGTETALRSDAYVTDALQGLVDRKRADPGEDLASWLLAHPSGLTEEEVVQHLRLVLLTGNETTTNLMANTLRMVLTDPRFRASLAGGHMTLPDAIEHVLWNEPPLTVVPGRWATGDTELGGQRIRAGDMLLLGLAAGNVDPAIRPDIAAPMYGNRSHLAFSGGPHECPGQDIGRAITDTAIDTLLLRLPDLRLAVDESELTWLSSWISRHLVALPAEFMPRRPEPESMEDPAATLFAPRPRLLPEEEAPEAVPEEPGATDPGRVPWWVALWRWLLGRPSGSAP; this comes from the coding sequence CCCGTCCACCCCGCGCTGTCCGACGCCGGGCTGGTGGACCTCCTCGGGCCCGAGAACGAGAAGGACCCGATGGGCCTGTACGAGCGGCTGCGGGCCGAGCACGGCCCGGTGGCCCCGATCGTGCTCGACGGTGGGATACCGGCCTGGCTGCTGCTGGGCTACCGCGAGAACCTGGAGGTGTCCCGCACCCCCTCCCGCTTCTCCCGCGACTCCCGCCACTGGCACGCCTGGAAGGACGGGCGGATCACCGCCGACTCGCCCCTGCTGCCGGTGGTCGGGTGGCAGCCCATGTGCACCTTCGCCGACGGCGACGAGCACGAGCGGCTGCGGGCCGCGCTCACCGAGTCCATGGGGCGCCTGGACCGCCGGGGCATCCGCCGCCACGTCACCCGCTTCACCCATCAGCTGGTCAACGACTTCTGCGCCCACGGGGGCGCCGAACTGGTCACCGCCTTCGCCCAGCAGCTGCCCATGCTCGTCCTCACCCAACTCCTCGGCATGCCCGACGAGTACGGCCCCCGGCTGGTCGAGGCCACCCGGGACCTGATGAAGGGCACCGAGACGGCCCTGCGCAGCGACGCGTATGTCACCGACGCCCTCCAGGGCCTGGTGGACCGCAAGCGCGCCGACCCCGGCGAGGATCTGGCGTCCTGGCTGCTGGCCCACCCCTCCGGCCTCACCGAGGAGGAGGTGGTCCAGCATCTGCGGCTGGTGCTGCTCACCGGCAATGAGACCACCACCAATCTGATGGCCAACACGCTGCGCATGGTCCTCACCGACCCGCGCTTCCGCGCCTCCCTGGCCGGTGGCCATATGACCCTGCCGGACGCCATCGAGCATGTGCTGTGGAACGAGCCCCCGCTCACGGTCGTCCCCGGCCGCTGGGCCACCGGGGACACCGAGCTGGGCGGTCAGCGGATCCGGGCCGGGGACATGCTGCTGCTGGGGCTGGCCGCCGGAAACGTCGACCCGGCCATCCGCCCCGACATCGCCGCGCCGATGTACGGCAACCGGTCCCATCTCGCCTTCAGCGGCGGCCCCCATGAATGCCCGGGGCAGGACATCGGCCGCGCCATCACCGACACCGCCATCGACACCCTGCTGCTGCGGCTGCCCGACCTCCGGCTGGCCGTCGACGAGTCCGAGCTGACCTGGCTCTCGTCCTGGATCTCCCGCCATCTCGTGGCGCTGCCGGCGGAGTTCATGCCCCGCCGCCCCGAGCCGGAGAGCATGGAGGACCCCGCCGCGACCCTCTTCGCCCCCCGGCCGCGCCTGCTGCCCGAGGAGGAGGCTCCGGAAGCGGTCCCCGAGGAGCCCGGGGCGACGGATCCCGGGCGCGTCCCGTGGTGGGTGGCGTTATGGCGGTGGCTGCTGGGCAGGCCCTCGGGATCCGCTCCGTAG